A region from the Aegilops tauschii subsp. strangulata cultivar AL8/78 chromosome 5, Aet v6.0, whole genome shotgun sequence genome encodes:
- the LOC109753023 gene encoding uncharacterized protein, giving the protein MLRRAASLLRGRSAWIPRRPVAAAATLARRRPEPEARPRAVEGRGYARMARRMPPTRPDGYSTSDGEADAYGDVEDLEPAAAADGEEDASDGEGWDGFTLDMGAGSIVDNDDEEEEEEEEEEK; this is encoded by the coding sequence ATGCTCCGCCGCGCGGCCTCCTTGCTACGCGGGCGCTCGGCCTGGATCCCCCGCCGGCCAGTGGCGGCCGCGGCGACACTGGCCCGACGCCGCCCGGAGCCGGAGGCCCGCCCCCGCGCCGTCGAGGGCCGGGGCTACGCGCGCATGGCGCGGCGGATGCCGCCCACGAGGCCTGACGGGTACTCCACCTCCGACGGGGAGGCCGACGCCTACGGAGACGTCGAGGACCTGGAGCCGGCGGCCGCCGCGGACGGCGAGGAGGACGCCTCCGATGGGGAGGGGTGGGACGGGTTCACGCTGGACATGGGCGCCGGATCCATCGTGGACAATGAcgatgaggaagaggaggaggaggaggaagaggagaagtAA
- the LOC109753025 gene encoding mitochondrial import inner membrane translocase subunit TIM14-3, protein MATPLVAGLSVAAAAMGSRFMIQAWQAFRIRAAMPRVRKFYPGGFEREMSRREAALILGVRERAALDKIKEAHKRVMVANHPDGGGSHYIASKINEAKDMLMGKGKSGSIF, encoded by the exons ATG GCTACGCCGCTGGTAGCTGGGCTGTCGGTAGCTGCTGCTGCGATGGGGAGCAGATTCATGATTCAGGCATGGCAGGCCTTTCGAATCCGGGCTGCGATGCCACGTGTGCGTAAATTCTATCCTGGAGGATTTGAGAGGGAGATGAGCAGAAGAGAAGCCGCATTGATCCTTGGCGTAAG AGAACGTGCTGCACTGGACAAGATAAAGGAGGCCCACAAGAGGGTGATGGTAGCCAACCACCCTGATGGTGGCGGCAGCCATTACATTGCTTCCAAGAtaaacgaggccaaggacatgctCATGGGGAAGGGGAAATCCGGCTCCATTTTTTAG
- the LOC109753018 gene encoding transcription factor JUNGBRUNNEN 1, with protein MMVAKAEMSAIEMEKATSDGEVVLGAGDEEDDDDVVLPGYRFHPTDEELVTFYLRRKVAKKSLRIEVIREMDIYKHDPWDLPKASTVGGEKEWYFFCLRGRKYRNSIRPNRVTGSGFWKATGIDRPIYSAAAGGSGVSIGLKKSLVYYRGSAGKGTKTDWMMHEFRLPPAAAPATNASPSMQEAEVWTICRIFRRTITYRKQQTWRPAPAPSTAITAADSSSNTGSFESSEGGDEYMNCLQAPAAAAPCIPQQQHQYVSQTGTVNSGNFFYRDTMHNQQFQGQWNAPPAGPMPEQKPQNPLSTADSFHQNEHSLAVATNDFHKVEALDGYLEEIARMMEVTDPAGFYDYRSYGSSAGNRGPSFERTLHSSAP; from the exons ATGATGGTGGCCAAGGCGGAGATGAGCGCCATAGAGATGGAGAAGGCGACGAGCGACGGGGAGGTGGTGCTCGGCGCCGGAGACGAGGAGGATGACGACGACGTGGTGCTGCCGGGGTACCGGTTCCAccccaccgacgaggagctcgtCACCTTCTACCTCCGCCGCAAGGTGGCCAAGAAGTCGCTCCGCATCGAGGTCATCCGGGAGATGGATATCTACAAGCACGACCCATGGGATCTCCCCA AGGCGAGCACGGTTGGTGGGGAGAAAGAGTGGTACTTCTTCTGCCTGAGGGGCAGGAAGTACCGGAACAGCATCCGGCCCAACCGGGTCACCGGCtccggcttctggaaggccaccGGCATCGACCGGCCGATCTACTCCGCCGCGGCCGGCGGCTCCGGCGTGTCCATCGGGCTGAAGAAGTCGCTCGTTTACTACCGTGGCAGCGCCGGCAAGGGCACCAAGACCGACTGGATGATGCACGAGTTCCGGcttccgccggccgccgccccggccaccaACGCCTCCCCGAGCATGCAGGAAGCC GAAGTGTGGACCATCTGCAGGATCTTCAGGAGGACCATCACCTACCGCAAGCAGCagacgtggaggccggcgccggcgccatcCACCGCCATCACTGCTGCCGACTCGAGCTCCAACACGGGGAGCTTCGAGTCGTCGGAGGGCGGTGACGAGTACATGAACTGCCTGCAGGCTCCGGCAGCCGCCGCTCCTTGCATCCCCCAGCAGCAGCACCAGTATGTCAGTCAGACGGGCACGGTGAACAGCGGCAACTTCTTCTACAGGGACACCATGCACAACCAGCAGTTTCAGGGACAATGGAACGCTCCGCCTGCCGGGCCGATGCCGGAGCAGAAACCACAAAATCCATTGTCGACGGCCGACTCCTTCCACCAGAATGAACATAGCCTCGCCGTCGCCACCAACGATTTCCACAAGGTCGAGGCCCTCGACGGGTATTTGGAGGAGATCGCGAGGATGATGGAGGTGACTGATCCGGCAGGGTTTTACGACTACAGATCATACGGTTCATCAGCAGGAAACAGAGGGCCGAGCTTCGAACGCACCCTCCACTCCTCGGCTCCATAG